The Hymenobacter sp. DG01 sequence ACCCGGCCGGCACCCGCAGCAAACCTAGCTCTTCGGTGGGCCCAATCAGTTGCTGCCAGGCCGCTACGGCCCAGGTAGGCAGAGGCGGCTTGGCAAGGCGCAGCTCACCGTTCATCGTTGGGATAAGCCAGGACCCACCAGCTACCATTTCCCGGGCCGCCACAAAATTGCGCGCCTCCATCAGGCTGACTTCCGGAGCACCGGCGTACAGAAAGAAATTAACCCCACACACGGCCAGTACCACTACCCACCGCCCCCAGTGGGCAGTCCTACTCGTTGAAATCCGCATAAAATCTGTTCAGTATTTTCCTAAGGTAAGGGCCGTTGCGCTTCGGGCGTGGTAAGCCGGGGCAGCACCCGCTGGCTAGGGCCGACGCAAGATGGCCCGCAGGCGCCGCACGTTGTCCACCTCATACGCGTCGGGCCCTACTCCCGCCACTCGCCGGAGGGCCCGGGCCGAGCGCCCCCCAAACACCACCACCTGCTTGCCCAGCCCCCGCAGGCAGGCCACCCGCTCGGGGGTAACATCGTCTTTGTGCAGCACCGCAGACCCCACCGTGGGCAGCCCCTCCAGCTCCCGAAGCCCGGTTTCAAACTCCCCGGTAAACTCAAGGCCCAGCGCCACGGCCGGCAACAACCGGTGCAGATACCGGAGCGTAGCGGGGCGGTTGGTGAGGATAAGGACCCGCTCAGCCGGCACCTGGTAGCGCGTCAGCAGTTGCCGCAGCCTTCGGGCCAGGGCCTCGCTACGGGCCACGTCACCGCTGGAGCAGGCATCATCTTCGTGCAGATCCAGGTGGAGGTAGGGAAAGACCGGGCGCCGGGCGAGCTGCGCGAGTATCATTTCCAGCGTGGCTGGCTGCTCGTGCTGCCGCCAGTTGTGAAGCCAGCCCACCCGGTAGCGCAGCTGGGTAAGGCGGGCGGCCGGGGTCTGACTAACGCAGCCGGTACCGTTGGTCATGGAATTCAGGGTGTGGTCGTGGTAGAGGACCGGAATGCTGTCCTGGCTTAGGCGCACGTCCGCCTCTACCCCATCGGCCCCGTGCGCCAGGGCCCGCTGAAGGCTTCGCAGACTGCTGGGGGGTAGGGAATTGAAGACATGCACGAAGCCCGAACCGGCGTGGCCGATGACCAACGGCGGCCCGGGAGCCGTTTGGGCCAGCAACCCACCGGCAGGCGTCACAAAACTCAGCAGCAGGCCACCAAGCCAGCCCCACACCGCGGCCCGCGTAACTAGCATCATAGGTAGGGAGAGCAGAAAAGGAAAGAAAAACCAGACAGACGGCGGCCGCCCCATCCTGGGGAGCCATCTGCTGCTTAGCGTAACCGTAGAAGGGCATTTCCGGTTACATTTGCGCCCCACCCCTCCCACCGGGGCTTCTCCCCTTCATACACACTCTCTCCCGCTGCACTTCACGCATGGCTTCCATTCTGGTTACAGGCTGTGCGGGCTTTATTGGCTCGCACCTCGCCGAGCGGCTGCTCCACGACGGGCACCGCGTGGTGGGCCTGGATAATTTTGACCCCTTCTACGACCGTGCCCGCAAGCAGCAGAACCTCCGAATCTGCCTCCAGCACCCTCGCTTTACCTTCCATGAAGCCGACCTGCGCCAGGGTATGGATGCGCTGGTTGACGCCCTGCCCGCCGACCCCATAGAAGTAGTGGTACACCTGGCGGCCAAGGCAGGGGTAGGCCCTTCGGTGCGGGAGCCCATTGCCTATTTGGAAAACAACGTGGTGGGGACGACGCACCTGCTGGAATGGATGCGCCTGCGGGATATCCGAAAGCTGTTTTTCGCTTCCTCGTCCTCGGTGTACGGCAACACCCCGGAGCGGCCCTTCCGCGAGGATATGAACCTGCTGGCCTCCTGCATTTCGCCCTACGCGGCCTCTAAGCTCAGCGGCGAGCAGCTCACCTACACCTTCCATCACCTCCATGGGCTGGATGTACTCAATGCCCGCTTCTTTACCGTGTATGGCCCCCGCCAGCGCCCCGACCTGGCTATCCATAAGTTTGTGCGGCTGCTCCGGGCCGGCGAACCTATTCCGGTATTCGGCGACGGCACTACGGCCCGCGACTATACCTTCGTGCTCGATACGGTGGACGGTATTGCCCGGGGTGTGGCCTACCTGCTGACCCACGACCAGGTCTATGAAACCATTAACCTGGGCAACAACCGCCCGGTGGCCTTGCTGGAGCTGATTGAAGCCGTGGGGCAGGCCGTACACACTACCCCCCAGTTGGCCTTCCAACCCATGCAGGCCGGCGACGTGGACGTCACTTATGCCGACATCAGCAAAGCCCAGCGCCTGCTGGGGTACGAGCCCCAAACTACCCTGGCCGACGGGCTACAGGCCTTTGTGCAGTGGATGGACCAGTCGGAACCTATCTGACATCTCCTATACTCAGCCTCCTATCAAACAACAAAGGCCCGCCAGATACATTCTGGCGGGCCTTTGTTGTGCTTTCAGGTAAGGTTAGAGGGTAGGCGTCCGGGCCATGCGGGCTTCTTCCCGCCGCAGCAGCACAATGTTGCGGGCGTACACCACCGTGCCGAAGATATTCCCGATCAGCAGCACCACATCCCGCCGCAGAATGGCGTAAATCAGGATGAGTACAGAGCCCACGAAGCTGATCAGCCAGAAGCTCAGGGGTAGCGACGATTCGCCTTTGCGTTCTGAATACAGCCACTGGTACACGAAGCGCAGCAGAAAGATGGTTTGGCCCACTGCACCCAGCATGAGTACCCCGCGTGGAATGCGACTGCCCAGCATGGCCCGCAGGCTAAAGTGCTGGTTGCCGGCCACAAACCAGCCCAGCATAGCCACCGGAAACACGTAAGCCCCGGCCCGAAACCAGGGGTTCAGCTTGTTCCACTCGCCCAGCAGCTGCAGGTTGCGGATATAGATGGCGTAGCTGATGAGCTGAGCGGCCAGGATGATGGGGTCGTGACGCAGGATGCCGTACACAATCATCAGAAACGAGGACACCAGACTGATCTGCCAGAACAAGGTAGGCACCAGCACCCGCTTGGCCCGCTCGCTTTGGATCCACTGCAGCACAATCCGGCTGGAAAACAACAGCTGCGAAACCAGCCCAATACCCAGCGCCAGGGTTTGCGTGCTCATATCTAGGGCCCCCACTTAGCGGCTTGCGTTAGGAAGGCTATCCACCGAAGCTTCTGAGACCGACTGGCGGTGGTGCTCCCCGATTTCATAGTTCTTCCAGCGGCTGCGGATCCAGCGGAACCCGAAGGTATCGACCAGGGGCTTCCAGGCCCGGTTCCAGAGGTTGTACTTAGCCGTGCCCGCAAAACGCGGAAAGTGGCGCACCGGCAGCTGCTTCACCTTGCCGCCTTGCAGCTGCACCAGTGCCCCCAGGAAGCGGTGCATGCCGTGAAACAGCGGAATCCGACGGGCATACTCGATTTTCATAATCTTGAGTGGGCAGCCCGTATCCTGAATTCCATCGTTGATGAGGGTGCGCCGCACCCCGTTGGCAATCTTGGAGGAAAGCTTCTTGACGAAGGTGTCCTGGCGCTTGGCCCGGATGCCGTTCACCATGTCATACTCCGGGAAAAACGGCAGGAACTCCAGAAAATCCAGTGGGGTGGTTTGGATATCGGAGTCAATGTAGCCAATCAGGGTGGTGCGGGCGTAGTCAACGCCGGCTTTGATGGCCGTGCTCAGCCCCCGATTCTGGCTTAGGCTGATAAACTCGTAGTGGGCACTGCGGCCGCATACCTCGCGCAGAATGGCCAGGGAGCCATCGGTAGAGCCATCATTGACGAACAGGACGGTGGTAGCCACGGGCGTTACGGCCAGAAACTTGTCCATCTCCACCACAAACTGCCCCAGGCTTTCTTCTTCGTTATAAACGGGTACCAGCACCGTCAGGCTTTGCTGGGCTAAATACGCGGCATTATCGGGCATACAGGAAGGTTTCTGAGGGAAAGCCTGCAAGGTAACACAGATTTAACGTGTGCTCTTCCTTACGCAAAAGCGCCCTACCGGGTAGATAGGGCGCTTGCAGTTAATTCAGCCGAAGTTGCGACAGGGGCACCGCGTGCCATTTGGCAAACGCCTGCCACTGCCGTCGCCAGTAGGTGTATTCGCCCAGCACACAAATCACCTTGTCGCCTTTAAAGTAGATGCGGGTTTTAACCTGCTGGTTTTTCCAGTCTATGGGCCCAGCTTCATCGGGTTCCATATCTTCTACATTCTCCCAGAGAAAGGAGCGGGGCGTTTCATGTTCCTGGCCTAGCATATCCTGCCAGAGCCGCATAGCGTGGGCAACGGGTGAGGGAAACATACGAGCTGAAAAGTAAATCAAACCTGCGCCAGGCTCCATACAGCAAGCCCGACAGTTCAACTAATATAGTTATAAAAACTACATCATAATCAGCTCCGCCCCTCACTAGAATGAAATTATCTTATTCCATTTGGTTTACTCTTATCACCCGGCAAAACACGCGAGCAAGCATATTAAAAGTATGGTATATCCCAGTTGAAACATTATCCGCGCCTTACCCCATGTTTAATGGAATAATACAGATACCTGTTTACTCCCGCCGAACTCCCGCAGCAATGGTGGTGTGGCGCTGACGCAGTACCTGCACAATGTCTTCCAACGACAGACCTGAGGCCGTCAGGAGCACTAGCAGGTGGTAGAGCAGGTCGGCGGCCTCCCCTTTCAGGCCTTCCAGATTTCCGCCTACGGCATCAATCACCGTTTCCACGGCCTCCTCTCCCACTTTCTGGGCAATCTTTGGCATGCCCTTACGGAACAACGACACCGTGTAGGATTTGGGGTCTTCGTCGGGGAACTGCTGGCGGCGCTGCACTAAGCGCTCCAGTTCAGCAATAAAGCTAACAGCCGGGGCCGGGTAGGCCATTTGATCAGGCTGTTCAAAGCAGCTAGTCGTGCCGCGGTGGCAGGTGGGCCCGTCCGGTATGGCCCGGATCAGCAGGGCGTCCTGGTCGCAGTCGGGGTGTTGGCTCACCACGGTGAGGTAGTTGCCCGAGGTTTCGCCCTTGGTCCAGAGGCGCTGCTTGGAGCGCGAATAGAAGGTCACGCGGCCCGTTTGCTCGGTAACGCGCTGGGCTTCCTCGTTCTGATAGCCCAGCATCAGCACCTGGCCCGTGTGGGCATCCTGCACAATCACGGGAATCAGGCCATCGGGCATTTTAGCAAAGTCCATTTTCATAAAACTCATGAGGTGACAAAGGGATGAGAGGATAAGGTAAATGGCGACAAGTGACACGGCTGGGAGCTGCTCCATGAATCAGGCCGGATTCCTCCGCCTGATATGCAGGGCTGGCCTACCCCCTGCTTCCTTCTTAATCTGTCAACCTTTGCCCTATCACCTCCTCACCTGAAAACTACAGCCGCACCGGAATACCATCAGCCCGCAGGTGCTCTTTCAGCTCTCGGATACCAATCTCGCCGAAGTGAAAAATGCTGGCAGCCAACCCGGCGTCGGCGTGGGCCTGCTGGAATACGTTGGTGAAGTCCTGCTTGGAGCCCGCCCCACCGGAAGCCACCACCGGCACCGACACAGCCCGGCTTACGGCCCCGGTAATATCCAGCGCGAAGCCGTCCTTGGTGCCATCGTTGCTCATAGAAGTCAGCAGTAGCTCGCCGGCGCCCCGCTCAGCCGCCTCCCGACACCACTGCACCGCGTCGCGGCCGGTATTATGAGTGCCGGCCCGGGTGTAGATCTGCCAGCCGTCGGCATCGTTGTAGCGGGCATC is a genomic window containing:
- a CDS encoding glycerophosphodiester phosphodiesterase, translated to MMLVTRAAVWGWLGGLLLSFVTPAGGLLAQTAPGPPLVIGHAGSGFVHVFNSLPPSSLRSLQRALAHGADGVEADVRLSQDSIPVLYHDHTLNSMTNGTGCVSQTPAARLTQLRYRVGWLHNWRQHEQPATLEMILAQLARRPVFPYLHLDLHEDDACSSGDVARSEALARRLRQLLTRYQVPAERVLILTNRPATLRYLHRLLPAVALGLEFTGEFETGLRELEGLPTVGSAVLHKDDVTPERVACLRGLGKQVVVFGGRSARALRRVAGVGPDAYEVDNVRRLRAILRRP
- a CDS encoding GDP-mannose 4,6-dehydratase, which codes for MASILVTGCAGFIGSHLAERLLHDGHRVVGLDNFDPFYDRARKQQNLRICLQHPRFTFHEADLRQGMDALVDALPADPIEVVVHLAAKAGVGPSVREPIAYLENNVVGTTHLLEWMRLRDIRKLFFASSSSVYGNTPERPFREDMNLLASCISPYAASKLSGEQLTYTFHHLHGLDVLNARFFTVYGPRQRPDLAIHKFVRLLRAGEPIPVFGDGTTARDYTFVLDTVDGIARGVAYLLTHDQVYETINLGNNRPVALLELIEAVGQAVHTTPQLAFQPMQAGDVDVTYADISKAQRLLGYEPQTTLADGLQAFVQWMDQSEPI
- a CDS encoding lipid-A-disaccharide synthase N-terminal domain-containing protein, whose amino-acid sequence is MSTQTLALGIGLVSQLLFSSRIVLQWIQSERAKRVLVPTLFWQISLVSSFLMIVYGILRHDPIILAAQLISYAIYIRNLQLLGEWNKLNPWFRAGAYVFPVAMLGWFVAGNQHFSLRAMLGSRIPRGVLMLGAVGQTIFLLRFVYQWLYSERKGESSLPLSFWLISFVGSVLILIYAILRRDVVLLIGNIFGTVVYARNIVLLRREEARMARTPTL
- a CDS encoding glycosyltransferase: MPDNAAYLAQQSLTVLVPVYNEEESLGQFVVEMDKFLAVTPVATTVLFVNDGSTDGSLAILREVCGRSAHYEFISLSQNRGLSTAIKAGVDYARTTLIGYIDSDIQTTPLDFLEFLPFFPEYDMVNGIRAKRQDTFVKKLSSKIANGVRRTLINDGIQDTGCPLKIMKIEYARRIPLFHGMHRFLGALVQLQGGKVKQLPVRHFPRFAGTAKYNLWNRAWKPLVDTFGFRWIRSRWKNYEIGEHHRQSVSEASVDSLPNASR
- the hisIE gene encoding bifunctional phosphoribosyl-AMP cyclohydrolase/phosphoribosyl-ATP diphosphatase HisIE; the protein is MKMDFAKMPDGLIPVIVQDAHTGQVLMLGYQNEEAQRVTEQTGRVTFYSRSKQRLWTKGETSGNYLTVVSQHPDCDQDALLIRAIPDGPTCHRGTTSCFEQPDQMAYPAPAVSFIAELERLVQRRQQFPDEDPKSYTVSLFRKGMPKIAQKVGEEAVETVIDAVGGNLEGLKGEAADLLYHLLVLLTASGLSLEDIVQVLRQRHTTIAAGVRRE